The Triticum aestivum cultivar Chinese Spring chromosome 5A, IWGSC CS RefSeq v2.1, whole genome shotgun sequence genomic sequence ggtaaaaaaaaagagagaaatggTCAATCAAGACAACGAGCGTACGGGAGAGCAAATACAACCGACCGCCGGCCGTTGCTTCTCCTATTACCCCCTTGGTCCCGAATTAGACAATTGATTCAGGACGAAGGTAATATTATCTAACTTATTAGTATCCGTACGTGCGTCTTATGACACGATCTTAGTTGCGAGGTCGATCGATGCATGGGTGAATCTCAGTAGGTCGCCTCTGGCTTGTAGGTGGAGCCGCACTTGAAATCTGTGGGGATGACGTCGTCGAAGACGTTGCGCTGGCCCTTCTCGGTCTCGTAGCGGAAGCTGTAGGGGCCCTCGAGGGGCTTGTCGCTCTTGATCTCCCACGCGCCGCTGTAGCCCTTCTTCAGGGGCAGCCAGTCCTCCTTCTGCTTCAGCTCCACCTCCTTCATGCTGTCGCCGGCCTTGTCGTACTTGATCTGCAGCGCCAGATGCGTCTTGTCGGACCCCTTCTCCACCGTGAAGCTCACCGGCGGCGGCGCGCACCACGCCACGGCCACCAGggcggccaccgccgccgccaccagcat encodes the following:
- the LOC123101913 gene encoding pollen allergen Lol p 2-A; protein product: MASSSRMLVAAAVAALVAVAWCAPPPVSFTVEKGSDKTHLALQIKYDKAGDSMKEVELKQKEDWLPLKKGYSGAWEIKSDKPLEGPYSFRYETEKGQRNVFDDVIPTDFKCGSTYKPEATY